In a genomic window of Bacillota bacterium:
- a CDS encoding 4Fe-4S dicluster domain-containing protein — MSPKRIVLRFDATIADQPIIYRLVSDFGLVVNIIKANVNPQKEGTMVMEITGEKNKQGLEYLRGQGVQVHTLTENIIRNEEQCTSCGACTAICPSGALYLKRPSMEVHFDSDQCVVCHLCTKICPVRAMEAHF; from the coding sequence ATGTCACCTAAAAGGATAGTATTACGTTTTGATGCTACAATTGCCGATCAACCTATCATATATCGTCTGGTAAGTGATTTCGGCTTGGTGGTTAATATCATAAAAGCAAATGTAAATCCCCAAAAGGAAGGGACCATGGTCATGGAAATTACGGGAGAAAAGAATAAACAGGGGTTGGAATATTTGCGCGGTCAGGGTGTTCAGGTGCATACTTTGACCGAGAATATTATCCGCAATGAAGAACAGTGTACCAGCTGTGGAGCTTGTACTGCGATTTGTCCTTCCGGAGCCCTTTATCTTAAGCGCCCTTCTATGGAGGTCCATTTTGACAGTGATCAATGTGTTGTGTGTCACCTTTGTACTAAAATTTGTCCGGTAAGGGCCATGGAGGCACATTTTTAA
- a CDS encoding DedA family protein, whose protein sequence is MFEKSAQIPLNTHQKYLIQSSSGNAIPKEDLLMTDLLNVIVDYLGTLGAGGLLAAVFIEALGLPFPGGLMVILAGVLAGQGKIPLALVIGATVAGFTLGACTSFYLGKNVGKPVIERYSRFLHISDESFNRAQKWMEQSSAAFIVVGRFIPMVSNLTPFMAGISHLSWGKFIFYNSIFVLIWSGFHISLGLFFGRNWQHMAGEAQGKIPFVAIAIVIIYLAIKYHHLNRRKKTSDVLR, encoded by the coding sequence ATGTTCGAAAAGTCCGCTCAGATCCCATTGAATACTCACCAAAAATACTTAATTCAGTCCTCCTCAGGAAATGCTATACCTAAGGAGGATCTTTTAATGACTGATCTGCTTAATGTGATTGTAGATTACCTGGGGACCTTGGGCGCGGGAGGATTACTTGCCGCTGTTTTTATTGAGGCCTTAGGACTGCCTTTTCCCGGAGGATTAATGGTTATCCTCGCCGGCGTCCTTGCCGGGCAAGGAAAAATACCTCTAGCCTTAGTTATCGGTGCCACGGTTGCCGGCTTTACCCTGGGAGCCTGTACTTCATTTTATCTTGGGAAAAATGTCGGAAAACCTGTTATAGAGCGCTACAGCAGATTTTTGCACATTTCTGATGAGTCCTTTAACCGGGCTCAGAAATGGATGGAGCAGTCCTCAGCTGCATTTATAGTTGTCGGGCGCTTTATCCCCATGGTTAGCAACCTCACTCCTTTTATGGCCGGAATAAGCCACCTAAGTTGGGGAAAGTTTATATTCTATAATTCGATCTTCGTTCTTATTTGGTCTGGTTTTCACATTTCATTGGGTCTCTTTTTTGGTCGTAACTGGCAGCACATGGCCGGAGAAGCACAAGGGAAAATACCTTTCGTAGCGATTGCAATTGTAATCATCTACCTGGCCATAAAGTATCATCACTTGAACCGTAGAAAAAAAACTTCAGATGTGTTGAGATAA
- a CDS encoding integrase, producing MEILGNYKTYLQGRGLSHRTISSYLSTLLRFTKWIEQTYGQFDVTAVTSLDVADFRRQLAEKNKKPATINHALDVLNSFFTWAYAEGIVQAIPTAGIKRVQEQKNAPRWLDRRELGALIRTVQKYGNKRDIALVMILLHAGLRISEVVALRWEDIVLRERSGFVRVWEGKGGKYREVPLNVTVRRVLEGYINGAKDGWLFPGHRDGHITSRAAENVLSRYGRLAGINVTPHMLRHTFGKMLVDAGESLDRVAALMGHANLNTTARYTRPSVQDLEHAVEKLAWD from the coding sequence GTGGAGATCCTAGGTAACTATAAAACATACTTGCAAGGGAGAGGGCTTTCCCATCGGACTATTAGTTCTTATCTAAGCACCCTGTTACGATTTACGAAGTGGATCGAGCAGACCTATGGCCAATTTGACGTAACCGCTGTAACGTCTTTGGATGTGGCTGATTTTCGCCGTCAATTGGCCGAAAAGAACAAAAAGCCTGCCACCATCAATCATGCCCTTGATGTTTTAAATAGCTTTTTCACCTGGGCTTACGCAGAAGGTATAGTTCAAGCTATCCCAACTGCCGGCATTAAAAGGGTGCAGGAGCAAAAAAATGCTCCTCGATGGCTTGACCGGCGGGAACTGGGAGCTTTAATCAGAACCGTGCAAAAATATGGAAACAAAAGAGATATAGCTCTGGTTATGATTCTTTTGCATGCCGGTTTACGAATATCTGAAGTAGTGGCATTGCGTTGGGAAGATATCGTTCTTCGTGAACGTTCCGGATTTGTCCGGGTTTGGGAAGGTAAGGGGGGCAAGTACAGGGAGGTGCCATTAAATGTCACAGTGCGACGCGTTCTGGAGGGATATATAAACGGGGCGAAAGATGGGTGGTTGTTTCCTGGCCACCGTGATGGACATATTACATCCCGGGCCGCCGAGAATGTTTTAAGCAGGTACGGGCGATTGGCAGGTATAAATGTTACCCCGCACATGCTCCGTCATACTTTTGGGAAAATGCTTGTAGATGCCGGAGAAAGCTTGGACCGGGTAGCTGCCTTGATGGGGCATGCTAACCTAAATACCACGGCACGCTACACCAGGCCTTCGGTTCAGGATTTGGAACATGCGGTGGAAAAGTTGGCGTGGGATTAA
- a CDS encoding radical SAM protein, translating into MRILLISPNQEKFPPVFPLGISYLASFLKDHGHKVQILDFFDENNAFDTLEKTMSDFYPDFIGFSLRNIDNLVFKVQKEYYSQYKIIIDFIKDISSAPLVLGGAGFSILPDEFLKYYDVKYGIIGEGEIPFLKFIEKYSRNEDIMSINGLIINDNGQIYLKEQRYDFHFLHNIQNYMVTVKELLDTYSSDGKRMISIQSKRGCNQGCIYCTTSYLEGKCLRLRSPKLVGDELEHLYKELNVEVIRFVDGVFNYPLEHSMGICQEIIQRNIKIDWHALFVPLLKCLPLELLVNLQTSGCKIVDFGGTDTASHLMLKNMNKSFTQEDIIKTTQRCKDAGLKVAHTLLLGGPGETIDTIKESLEFMTQVNPDALWVSFGIRIYPHTLMEKIAIEQGVIGPGESLLTPKYYISPNLKNVNWEEVIYPYAKAHPNWALTCLADTYAEWVSEITKYTSALVTV; encoded by the coding sequence ATGCGCATATTGTTAATTTCACCAAATCAAGAAAAATTCCCACCTGTTTTTCCACTGGGAATTAGTTATTTGGCGTCTTTTTTAAAAGACCATGGTCATAAAGTTCAGATACTAGATTTTTTTGATGAGAACAATGCATTCGATACTTTGGAAAAAACAATGAGTGATTTTTATCCGGATTTTATAGGTTTTTCCTTGCGTAACATTGATAATTTGGTCTTCAAGGTTCAAAAAGAGTATTACTCACAGTATAAAATTATTATTGATTTTATTAAAGATATTTCCTCCGCACCACTAGTCTTGGGGGGAGCAGGGTTTTCAATTTTACCGGATGAGTTTCTAAAATATTATGATGTTAAATACGGCATTATTGGTGAGGGAGAAATTCCATTTTTAAAATTTATTGAAAAGTACTCAAGGAACGAGGACATAATGAGCATTAATGGGCTGATAATCAACGATAACGGTCAGATTTATTTAAAGGAACAGCGTTATGATTTTCACTTTTTGCATAATATTCAAAATTATATGGTTACAGTAAAGGAATTATTAGATACTTACAGTTCTGATGGTAAACGCATGATAAGTATTCAAAGTAAAAGAGGATGTAATCAAGGCTGTATTTACTGTACCACTTCCTATTTAGAAGGTAAATGCCTGCGTTTACGTTCCCCTAAACTCGTTGGGGATGAGCTTGAACATTTGTATAAAGAGTTAAATGTCGAGGTAATAAGATTTGTCGACGGAGTGTTTAATTATCCTCTTGAACATTCAATGGGTATTTGCCAAGAAATAATTCAACGGAATATAAAAATAGATTGGCATGCCCTCTTTGTACCGTTATTAAAATGTTTGCCCCTCGAATTATTGGTAAATCTTCAGACCTCGGGTTGTAAAATTGTTGATTTTGGTGGAACAGATACTGCTTCACATTTAATGCTGAAAAATATGAATAAATCCTTCACTCAAGAAGATATTATAAAAACTACCCAGCGCTGTAAGGATGCAGGGTTAAAAGTAGCCCATACCTTGTTGCTCGGTGGACCGGGTGAAACAATAGATACAATTAAAGAGAGTTTGGAGTTTATGACACAAGTTAATCCAGATGCATTGTGGGTGAGTTTTGGCATACGAATTTATCCTCATACCCTAATGGAAAAAATAGCAATTGAGCAAGGTGTTATTGGACCAGGGGAAAGCCTATTAACACCAAAGTACTATATTTCTCCAAATCTTAAAAATGTTAATTGGGAGGAGGTTATTTATCCATATGCAAAAGCACATCCAAATTGGGCTTTAACGTGCTTGGCTGATACCTATGCGGAATGGGTTTCGGAAATCACCAAATATACAAGTGCGTTAGTTACAGTTTAA
- a CDS encoding sigma-70 family RNA polymerase sigma factor has translation MSTMLLFDFEIEILMHLRSKKKNRAELSLFDSIGVDKEGNEIQFIDILGTDSELVTEEVESILDKEKLWKHIKTLSPQERKVLVMRFGLTDGAKRTQKDIAKKLGISRSYVSRIEKRAVNRLTEQFATHVGQ, from the coding sequence ATGTCCACTATGCTACTCTTTGACTTTGAAATTGAAATTTTAATGCACCTTCGGTCTAAGAAGAAGAACAGGGCAGAATTATCACTATTCGATTCTATCGGAGTCGATAAAGAGGGCAATGAAATTCAATTTATTGATATACTGGGTACCGACTCAGAACTTGTTACAGAAGAAGTGGAAAGTATTCTTGATAAAGAAAAACTATGGAAGCACATCAAAACACTTAGTCCCCAAGAGCGAAAGGTACTGGTAATGCGTTTTGGGTTGACTGATGGAGCCAAAAGAACACAAAAGGATATTGCAAAAAAACTTGGAATTTCCCGTTCTTATGTAAGTAGAATAGAAAAGAGGGCTGTGAACAGGCTGACAGAACAATTTGCGACCCATGTAGGCCAATAG
- a CDS encoding UPF0280 family protein, with protein MAGGEDRTYRLLNRQQDLAFFQVVVRETDLDIGVAKEKFKQGLVEKVREKVLAVRHQLESFIADDPSFARAMSPYGPPSSAPEIAMLMARQSSKAGVGPMAAVAGAFSEIVGRLVSLYSSEVIVENGGDIYLRSSKSRNIGMFAASSPFSNRIALKIKPYQTPLGICTSSGTVGHSTSYGKADAVIILAPSVPLADAVATASGNMIKAPEDVHEAAEFAISVPGVTGVVAIKGEKLAAAGDVEIIPLR; from the coding sequence TTGGCCGGCGGCGAAGATCGTACCTACCGCCTTTTAAATCGCCAGCAAGACCTGGCTTTTTTCCAAGTTGTGGTGCGGGAGACAGATTTGGATATTGGCGTTGCCAAAGAAAAATTCAAACAGGGGCTGGTGGAAAAGGTCAGAGAAAAGGTTTTAGCTGTTAGACATCAGTTGGAATCATTTATAGCCGACGATCCTTCATTTGCACGGGCAATGTCCCCTTATGGCCCTCCGTCTTCAGCACCGGAAATTGCTATGCTCATGGCTCGGCAATCGTCAAAGGCCGGTGTTGGGCCTATGGCCGCAGTGGCAGGGGCATTCTCTGAAATTGTAGGTCGCTTGGTCAGTCTTTATTCAAGTGAGGTCATTGTTGAAAACGGTGGGGATATTTATTTGCGGAGCTCAAAATCAAGAAACATCGGTATGTTCGCTGCCAGTTCACCTTTCAGCAATCGAATTGCCTTAAAAATAAAACCTTATCAGACACCATTGGGTATCTGTACCTCCTCTGGCACAGTTGGACATTCCACCAGTTATGGAAAGGCTGACGCCGTAATCATACTGGCCCCGTCGGTTCCTTTGGCAGACGCGGTGGCAACTGCATCCGGAAATATGATTAAAGCCCCGGAAGATGTGCATGAGGCGGCAGAGTTTGCTATCAGTGTGCCAGGGGTTACGGGTGTGGTTGCTATCAAGGGTGAAAAGTTAGCCGCGGCAGGCGACGTTGAAATAATACCGTTAAGATAA
- a CDS encoding HD-GYP domain-containing protein — translation MRKLFIDLALPGMKVGRPICNSKGNVLLNAGVILTRRYIQRLKSMGIPAIYIDDGLLSDVEVNDVIPDDIRFSVMTNVRNFYSNLEIKSDESKNVIGVKNIGKGIKDIINQLLESPDIVVNLTDIRSVDEYTFGHSVNVCVLALLTGIKLGYSKAKLYHLAMGALLHDVGKTQVPDHILNKPGKLTEEEFMAMQQHSDFGYEILLKNDNVSRLSALVAQQHHERLNGQGYPNCLKNDEIHEFAQVAGIVDMYDALTADRVYRPAIAPYVAYEMLRDYGDFIFDSNLINAFLYNVAAYPSGTLVKLNTGEIAGVVETAPGYTTQPTVRILFSHEGKPIKDKNEIWLARKDCTLFISNVITDESELNTIRSKLS, via the coding sequence ATGCGGAAACTTTTTATCGATTTAGCATTACCGGGCATGAAAGTAGGGCGCCCTATATGTAACAGTAAAGGGAACGTTCTACTTAATGCCGGGGTAATATTGACTAGGCGATATATTCAAAGGTTGAAATCAATGGGTATACCTGCAATATATATTGATGATGGTTTGCTTTCCGATGTGGAAGTAAATGATGTCATTCCCGATGATATCAGGTTTAGTGTCATGACCAATGTACGTAATTTTTATTCTAATTTAGAAATTAAATCAGATGAATCCAAAAATGTAATCGGCGTGAAGAACATCGGAAAAGGTATTAAGGATATTATTAATCAACTACTCGAATCTCCTGATATTGTGGTTAACCTCACAGACATACGCAGTGTAGACGAATACACATTTGGACATTCTGTGAATGTGTGCGTTCTGGCATTATTAACCGGAATTAAACTGGGTTACAGTAAGGCAAAGCTTTATCACTTAGCCATGGGAGCCCTGCTCCACGATGTCGGCAAAACGCAGGTTCCTGATCATATTTTAAACAAACCCGGCAAATTGACAGAAGAAGAGTTTATGGCAATGCAACAACATTCAGACTTCGGCTACGAAATATTGCTTAAAAATGACAATGTTAGCAGATTATCGGCCCTTGTTGCCCAACAACACCATGAGCGTCTTAACGGGCAGGGGTATCCTAATTGTTTAAAAAATGACGAAATACACGAGTTTGCACAAGTAGCAGGAATCGTGGACATGTACGATGCACTTACGGCAGACAGGGTGTACAGGCCGGCCATTGCCCCTTATGTGGCTTATGAAATGCTAAGAGATTATGGAGATTTCATTTTTGATTCCAACTTAATAAATGCCTTTTTATATAATGTAGCCGCTTACCCTTCCGGCACACTGGTCAAACTTAATACCGGAGAAATAGCCGGAGTTGTAGAAACTGCCCCTGGTTATACAACACAGCCCACAGTGAGGATTCTGTTTTCCCACGAGGGAAAGCCAATTAAAGATAAAAACGAAATTTGGCTGGCAAGAAAGGATTGCACTTTATTTATCAGCAACGTTATTACTGATGAATCTGAATTAAATACTATCAGGAGCAAACTATCTTAA